The genomic interval CACGACATTACCATCACTGCTTGTGATATAAACAACAAAGTAAAATATGATTACCAGGGAGAAGTCTATTTTACAGCTACTGATAGTAAAGCAAAACTGCCCTATATCTTCTCACAAAAGTATACTTTTACTGAAGATGATCAAGGAAGACAAGTCTTTCCTGCTGATGGATTTATGTTTGAAACAGCAGGTTCGCAGATAATTGCTATTACTGATGGTGAAATTTCAGCAGAAACTGAACCAATTACGGTTTTAGCTGCTCCCCTGGTGCGATTTCAATTGGAAAGAATTGACAGCCAGATTGTAGGAGTGCCCTTTAATATAACTATTACCGCTAAAGATAGATTCTGGAATACTGTTACTGATTACCATGGTATCAATACCTTAAGTGATACTACTAATACCATCATTCCCAAAAATAGCGGAAATTTCGTTAATGGGATCTGGAGTGGCGAGGTAACCATTTCCTTCACCCAAAATAATGTTCAAATAACTACCAGCGGAGATGGCAAAACCGGCTACAGCAATCTTTTTAATATTTTGCCCTAATTCAATATTTGTATAATCAGCAATAAACATAACAAAACATAAAGAGAATGATATTTCAAGACCTTACACTATTATCCAAATCCTATTATCCGTATTTTTGACAAGATAAAAAATACGATATATAATGCTATCGAGGAGGAGTATAAGAAATGAGAACTAAAAAAAAATTAAGCATTACCATCGATAATAAATTATTGGAGGAAGTAGAAAAAACTTCAAAAGCACGAAAATTTTCTAAAAGTAAATTGACAGAAGAAGCATTAAAACTCTGGTTTAAGAAGAATAAAGAAGAATTAATGGCGCAAGGCTATAGAGAAATGGCAAAAGAGGATCATGATTTTATTGAGTTTACTTTAGAAGCCCAGAAAGAAGTCCTCCATGAATAGTTTTCCTAAAAGAGGAGAGATATGGTTAGTTAATTGGAATCCATCCAGAGGCAGTGAACAAGCTGGAATATGGCCTGCTTTAATTATTCAAAATAATATTGGAAATAAAAATGCAGCTACCGCTATTGTAGCAGCAATATCTAGTTCAGTTAAGTTATATCCTATTAATGTTATTATTGAAACAAATGAGAGTGGACTTAAAGAAACTTCTATAGTAAAAACCAGCCAGATATTGACTGTTAGTAAATTAAGACTTGAGAAGAAATTAGGGAAACTTAGCAAAGAGAAAATGGAACAGGTAGATAAAGCTCTAAAATTTAGCTTAGGACTAAATGACTTTTAAAGGGAGCACCAGCTAAATTTAATAGAAAGGTGTCAGTATAATGGAAGAAGAAATAGATTTACGAGAATATATTAAGGTCTTAATTAAGAGAAAATGGTTAATTCTTACTATTTTTTTACTCTTAGTTATCACTGCCGGTATCGTCAGCTATTTAGTTTTACTGCCTATTTATGAGTCATCAGTAACCTTCAAAATTGCTCAAATTAATGATGAATTATTATTTGATACCAATGATATAGAAAATAAAGTTAAGAGCGATCATGTTTTACAAAAAGTGATTGATAACTTACAACTTGATGTAACTCTAAGAGAATTAGCCAGCATTATTAAAATTGACAATATAAATGAAAGTGGTTATGTCAGATTAGCCAGTGAAAGCACTTCTCCTGAAACTGCAAGAGACATAGTTTTATCCACAGTAAATCAATTTGTTGGATTAAACCAGACATTTTATCAAACAAAGATAGATTTATTAAAAAAAGAAAAACAATCTTTAGAAAGTCAGATGACTTTAGAAAGGGAGAAAATTGAGGAAGCCGAAAGATTAAGGCTTGATATTATCAATTCAGAGGGTTTATCTTTGACTGAAAAGCAAATACAAATAAATCTTTTACTAAATTATTCCACCCAGATTAGAGAAAATTATAATCTATTGGCTAATCAATATTATACCTTAGAAAATCAAATACTAAATTCCAACAATTTTGAAATTATTAATTATCCCTCCGTTCCACAATCACCCATCAAACCAAATAAGAAGCTAAACCTGGCTATTGCTGGAGTGCTGGGATTATTTTTAGGAGTATTCATTGCCTTCTTTACAGAATTCTGGCAAAGCAATGGAAAGTAAATCAACAAAAAGGCAAAACAAGACTTATAAATTTTAATGCAAATAAGGCTTACTTAAATTATAAACCTGTAACCATATCCTACTTCAAATCAATCAACGGATAAATAATGACTTATCTCTGGAATTTGCTTATAAACACAATTGCCATGGTTCCACATCTGTAAATTATAACATTAGTAAAAATTGGCAATTGGAACTAACTGGCTTTTTCTGTAACACTCACAATAATGATTTTAAGGGTGACCAAAATACCAGAGAATTTTCTCTTCTAACATCACTATCCTACAGATTCTAAAACTTACCCCTCACCCTCTCCCACTCCCACAGTATGATTTCCTCAAAGAATTAAGTTATTCGCCACCCTGAACGGGACTTCTATAAAAGAATATGTTCTTACCAGTATACGAGAACGTTTGGCAAGAGAGCCTGAAGAAAAGCAATTATTGTCAATGACCAACCAGGTTACTCCTGCACTAAAAGAAGTATGGGATAATGAGAAGGACGAGATTTATAATGAGTTATAAAAAGGGAGACATTGTCCTGGTCAAGGTGATTTTTTCTGAAGGTTCTGGTACCAAAAAACGACCGGCTTTAATAATAAGTGATGAATATTACCATAACAACAGACAGAAGGTTATTATTGCCGCTATTACCAGTAATATTGAACGAATACTTCCTGGTGATACAAAAATTAAAGAATGGAAAAAAGCTGGATTAAAATTTCCATCATTAGTAACTGGAATTATTCAAACTTTTAAAAAAGATATAATTGAAAGAAGGTTAGGAGATCTTGCTCTTTCTGATTTATTGGAGTATCAGTCTACCCTTAGAAAGACATTTGGTTTTTAATCATAATAAATCTTATTATATGGCAATAATTTTTTATCTCGCATCTCGCACCTTGAAACTGTATTTATATTTAACTTGAACCTTGTAACTTTATTAACTCGCACCTTGTATTTGATTGTATTTTCGATGCAATACGCACGACTATTTTGACTGGTAGACCGGCCGACCGGCAAACTGGCCGACTAATAGGTTTTTTGTATTTAACCGGCCAACTGGCAAACTGGTGAACTGGTCAATTGTATTTCTGTAATTGGCAAACTGGTCAACGGGTCAATTGACGCTATATTTTTCATTACTTATCACTTGTTACTTAATTAATTTGACATCTTCAACTCCCTTTAAGTATAATTTTACTAAGTTCACGTCCTGAACATTAATTGGAAATTTTAAAAATTGCTTTATGTTTTTTACATATAAAGCTGGGTGGAGGCTAAGGTATGGCAAAAATAAAAGCTATTAATTTAAACAAAATTATTGAGATCCTCAAGAAACATAAAGATGAGTTGAAAATAAAATATGGGATTAAAGAGATTGGTATTTTTAGTTCTTTTGTAAGAGGAGAAGACAAAGAAAAAAGTGACCTGGATATACTTGTAGAATTTGAGGAGAATACAGATATTGACCTTTTAACATTCGTTAATATGGAATATTATTTAACTGAAATTGTTGGAATAAAAGTTGATTTAGTAGAGAAGTCTGGATTGAAACCAAAAATAGGTAAACAAATATTAAAAGAGGTAATCCATATATGAACCCCATTAGACCTGATTAGTTTTACACTTATGTTCTAAGAAGTAAAAAAGATGAAATTCTTTATACAGGAGCTACGAGCAATTTGAAGAAAAGATTTAAAGAACACAAAGGTGGATTAGTTTTTTCAATAAAACATAAAATTCCTTGAAGTTAATTTATTTTGAAGATTGTTTAGATAAAAGCAATACTTATAAGAGAGAAAAATATCTAAAGAGTAGAATGGGAAAAAATATCTTATAAAAGGCTTTGATCGTTATTCAAAAAAAGTTTATAAATTTTTTAGTTATTTCCAGAGGTTCAATTTCCGAAGTGCAAAATGATCTTTTTATTGCAAAAGATTTAAATTATATAAATGACGATGAATTTCAAGAAACATATAAGGATTCAAAAAAGATTGCAAAGCAAATT from Atribacterota bacterium carries:
- a CDS encoding Wzz/FepE/Etk N-terminal domain-containing protein produces the protein MEEEIDLREYIKVLIKRKWLILTIFLLLVITAGIVSYLVLLPIYESSVTFKIAQINDELLFDTNDIENKVKSDHVLQKVIDNLQLDVTLRELASIIKIDNINESGYVRLASESTSPETARDIVLSTVNQFVGLNQTFYQTKIDLLKKEKQSLESQMTLEREKIEEAERLRLDIINSEGLSLTEKQIQINLLLNYSTQIRENYNLLANQYYTLENQILNSNNFEIINYPSVPQSPIKPNKKLNLAIAGVLGLFLGVFIAFFTEFWQSNGK
- a CDS encoding four helix bundle protein is translated as MIVIQKKFINFLVISRGSISEVQNDLFIAKDLNYINDDEFQETYKDSKKIAKQINGLIKYLRTNEKTFSNK
- a CDS encoding nucleotidyltransferase family protein → MAKIKAINLNKIIEILKKHKDELKIKYGIKEIGIFSSFVRGEDKEKSDLDILVEFEENTDIDLLTFVNMEYYLTEIVGIKVDLVEKSGLKPKIGKQILKEVIHI
- a CDS encoding type II toxin-antitoxin system PemK/MazF family toxin — translated: MNSFPKRGEIWLVNWNPSRGSEQAGIWPALIIQNNIGNKNAATAIVAAISSSVKLYPINVIIETNESGLKETSIVKTSQILTVSKLRLEKKLGKLSKEKMEQVDKALKFSLGLNDF
- a CDS encoding type II toxin-antitoxin system PemK/MazF family toxin, whose product is MSYKKGDIVLVKVIFSEGSGTKKRPALIISDEYYHNNRQKVIIAAITSNIERILPGDTKIKEWKKAGLKFPSLVTGIIQTFKKDIIERRLGDLALSDLLEYQSTLRKTFGF